A region of Acidobacteriota bacterium DNA encodes the following proteins:
- a CDS encoding 4Fe-4S dicluster domain-containing protein — MNDATTERRERVTLEPAALQQIIDALRVDGYRVLGPVLGNGAIVYDDLASTDQLPAGKTDRQLPGSYRLVPDESGAWFAYTVAPQSWKRYCYPPVSRLWRAERKGSGFTLVAETDASPPMAFIGVRACDIAAMQVQDRVLLQGPHADPVYRHHRQRAFVVAVNCGEAGGTCFCASMGTGPSATSGFDIALTEVVDGGRHYFVGAAGSDRGAAVLRGVTTRPATIEETGTADALVARAATHMGRAVTTDGLQERLARNVEHPRWDRVAQRCLTCANCTMVCPTCFCATVDDQTDLSGAHASRLRTWDSCFNLDFSYIHGGSVRPSPYARYRQWLTHKFSTWVDQFGTFGCVGCGRCITWCPVGIDVTEEVRAFAGEIPAEPPAASV; from the coding sequence ATGAATGACGCAACGACAGAACGCCGGGAGCGGGTGACGCTCGAGCCGGCCGCGCTGCAGCAGATCATCGATGCGCTGCGGGTGGATGGATATCGGGTCCTCGGTCCAGTCCTTGGCAACGGCGCCATCGTGTATGACGACCTGGCGTCGACCGACCAACTGCCTGCCGGGAAGACCGACCGGCAGCTGCCTGGATCATACAGGCTCGTGCCCGACGAGTCGGGGGCGTGGTTCGCGTACACCGTGGCCCCGCAGAGCTGGAAACGCTATTGCTACCCGCCGGTCTCACGGTTGTGGCGGGCGGAGCGCAAAGGCTCAGGCTTCACGCTGGTCGCCGAGACCGACGCGTCCCCGCCGATGGCGTTCATCGGTGTGCGGGCGTGCGACATCGCCGCGATGCAGGTGCAGGACCGTGTGCTGCTGCAGGGGCCGCATGCCGACCCGGTGTACCGGCACCACCGCCAGCGGGCGTTCGTGGTCGCGGTGAACTGCGGTGAAGCCGGCGGCACGTGCTTCTGTGCCTCCATGGGGACCGGGCCATCGGCCACAAGCGGATTCGACATCGCGCTCACCGAAGTCGTCGATGGCGGCCGGCACTACTTTGTCGGCGCGGCCGGGAGTGATCGCGGTGCGGCCGTGCTGCGCGGCGTGACGACTCGACCCGCGACCATTGAGGAAACCGGCACAGCCGACGCGCTGGTGGCCAGGGCCGCGACGCACATGGGCCGGGCCGTGACGACCGACGGGTTACAGGAGCGCCTGGCCCGCAACGTCGAGCACCCGCGCTGGGATCGGGTGGCGCAGCGATGCCTGACCTGCGCCAACTGCACGATGGTCTGCCCGACCTGTTTCTGCGCGACCGTCGACGACCAGACCGATCTCTCCGGTGCGCACGCCTCACGCCTGCGCACGTGGGACTCCTGCTTCAATCTCGACTTCTCGTACATCCATGGCGGCAGTGTGCGGCCTTCGCCCTACGCGCGATACCGCCAGTGGTTGACCCATAAGTTCAGCACCTGGGTCGATCAGTTCGGCACGTTTGGCTGCGTTGGATGCGGCCGCTGCATCACGTGGTGTCCTGTCGGCATCGATGTGACCGAAGAGGTGCGGGCCTTTGCCGGCGAGATCCCGGCCGAGCCGCCTGCCGCGTCCGTGTAA
- a CDS encoding cyclic nucleotide-binding domain-containing protein — translation MHTLEPILAEHPFLKGLKQEHLALLVGCASNVRFEAGAFVFRQGQEANHFYILRDGKVAVELFAPQKGAVAIDTYGEGDVLGWSWLIPPYHWRFDARAIEPTRAISLDARCMRTKCEDDHELGYELMKRFARIIEQRLDATRWQLLDVYGVRS, via the coding sequence ATGCACACGCTCGAACCCATCCTCGCCGAGCATCCATTCCTCAAGGGCTTGAAACAGGAGCACCTGGCGCTGTTGGTCGGCTGCGCCTCGAACGTGCGGTTCGAGGCCGGCGCGTTCGTGTTCCGCCAGGGCCAGGAAGCCAATCACTTTTACATCCTCCGCGACGGAAAGGTGGCGGTGGAACTGTTCGCCCCGCAGAAGGGTGCCGTCGCTATCGACACCTACGGCGAGGGCGACGTGCTCGGCTGGTCGTGGCTGATCCCGCCGTATCACTGGCGGTTCGACGCACGTGCGATCGAGCCGACGCGCGCGATCTCGCTCGATGCCCGCTGCATGCGCACCAAGTGCGAAGACGATCACGAACTCGGATACGAACTGATGAAGCGGTTCGCCAGGATTATCGAGCAGCGCCTCGACGCCACCCGGTGGCAGCTGCTCGACGTCTATGGCGTGCGTTCCTGA
- a CDS encoding Ni/Fe hydrogenase subunit alpha has protein sequence MRSKTIKVDMLARVEGEGGLTVKVKDDKVTDVKFTIFEPPRFFEAFLRGRSYDEVVDIVARICGICPVAYQMSAAHAIEDAFGVTVSEELRQLRRLLYCGEWIESHALHVFFLHAPDFLGYQDAIAMARDHLPVVQQALQLKKTGNDLVALIGGREIHPISVRVGGFYKVPTRAELAPLGEKLKWARDAAIEAVMFTAGLPFPDFERDYEYVALRHSHDYPFNEGRLASNKGLDIAVREYDQNFEEQHVAHSNALHSIHTGRGPYLVGPLARYNLNYDRLSPIARDAAMRAGLGPTCHNPFKSIIVRAVEIVYACDEALRIIESYEKPAKAVVDFRPTPGVGYACTEAPRGILFHRYRLNPRGQVLDAKIVPPTSQNQKMMEADLREYVTPRINTPVDALTWQCEQVIRNYDPCISCATHFLTLNVERV, from the coding sequence ATGAGAAGTAAGACGATCAAGGTCGACATGCTCGCCCGCGTCGAGGGCGAGGGCGGCCTGACGGTGAAGGTGAAGGACGACAAGGTCACCGACGTCAAGTTCACCATCTTCGAACCGCCGCGGTTCTTCGAGGCGTTCCTGCGAGGGCGGTCGTACGACGAAGTGGTCGACATCGTCGCGCGCATCTGCGGCATCTGCCCGGTGGCGTACCAGATGAGCGCGGCGCATGCCATCGAGGACGCGTTCGGCGTCACCGTGTCGGAAGAGCTGCGGCAGTTGCGCCGGCTGCTGTATTGCGGCGAGTGGATCGAAAGCCACGCGCTCCACGTCTTTTTTCTGCATGCGCCGGACTTTCTCGGCTACCAGGACGCGATCGCGATGGCCCGGGACCATCTGCCGGTGGTGCAGCAGGCGCTTCAGCTCAAGAAGACCGGCAACGATCTGGTCGCGCTTATCGGCGGGCGCGAGATCCACCCCATCAGCGTGCGCGTCGGCGGGTTCTACAAGGTGCCGACCAGGGCCGAACTCGCGCCCCTGGGCGAGAAGCTCAAGTGGGCGCGCGATGCGGCGATCGAGGCCGTCATGTTCACGGCCGGACTGCCGTTCCCAGACTTCGAGCGCGATTACGAGTACGTGGCGCTCCGCCATTCCCATGACTACCCGTTCAACGAGGGGCGCCTGGCGTCGAACAAGGGGCTGGACATCGCGGTCCGGGAGTACGACCAGAATTTCGAGGAGCAGCACGTCGCCCACTCGAACGCGCTCCATTCCATCCATACGGGACGAGGTCCGTACCTGGTCGGGCCGCTGGCGCGCTACAACCTGAACTACGACCGGCTCTCGCCGATTGCCCGCGACGCCGCTATGCGGGCGGGTCTTGGGCCCACCTGTCACAATCCGTTCAAGAGCATCATCGTCAGGGCCGTCGAAATTGTGTACGCCTGCGACGAGGCGCTGCGCATCATCGAGTCGTATGAGAAGCCGGCCAAGGCGGTCGTCGACTTCAGGCCCACGCCTGGCGTCGGCTACGCGTGCACCGAGGCGCCGCGCGGGATCCTCTTCCATCGCTACCGCCTCAATCCGCGCGGGCAGGTGCTCGACGCGAAAATTGTCCCGCCGACATCGCAGAACCAGAAAATGATGGAAGCGGACCTGCGGGAGTACGTCACGCCCCGCATCAACACGCCCGTCGATGCCTTGACGTGGCAGTGCGAGCAGGTGATCCGAAACTACGATCCCTGTATCTCGTGCGCCACGCATTTTCTGACGCTCAACGTCGAGCGCGTGTAG
- a CDS encoding oxidoreductase, which translates to MAGRSTPTLAVWKFASCDGCQLSLLDCEDELLEVAGAVEIANFPEASRAVAKGPYDISLVEGSITTPHDAERIHKIRRASQVLISIGACATAGGIQALRNFKDVKEYISIVYATPAYIETLNKSTAIRDHVVVDFELRGCPISKTQLVEVLSAYLNGRKPNIPNYSVCVECKLKGNVCGLVAFGPTCLGPVTQAGCGALCPTYHRGCFGCFGPKEAANTASLAATWRAQWVTSEQLVRQFRGFNAYAEAFRKESEANEK; encoded by the coding sequence ATGGCAGGCAGGTCCACACCCACACTGGCCGTCTGGAAGTTCGCCTCGTGCGACGGCTGCCAGCTGTCGTTGCTCGATTGCGAGGACGAACTGCTCGAGGTGGCCGGCGCCGTGGAGATTGCGAATTTCCCGGAGGCCTCCAGGGCGGTTGCGAAGGGGCCGTACGATATTTCGCTCGTCGAAGGCTCGATCACGACGCCGCATGACGCGGAGCGCATCCACAAGATCCGCCGCGCGTCGCAGGTGTTGATCAGCATTGGCGCCTGCGCGACGGCGGGTGGCATCCAGGCGCTGCGCAACTTCAAGGACGTCAAGGAGTACATCTCGATTGTCTACGCCACCCCGGCGTACATCGAGACGCTCAACAAGTCGACCGCCATCCGCGACCACGTGGTTGTCGATTTCGAGCTGCGCGGGTGTCCGATCAGCAAGACGCAGCTGGTTGAAGTGCTGAGCGCGTACCTGAACGGCCGCAAGCCAAACATCCCGAACTACAGCGTCTGCGTCGAGTGCAAGCTGAAGGGGAACGTGTGCGGCCTCGTCGCGTTCGGGCCGACGTGCCTGGGGCCGGTGACGCAGGCCGGCTGCGGTGCCCTGTGCCCGACCTACCACCGGGGCTGCTTCGGGTGCTTCGGTCCGAAGGAAGCGGCCAACACGGCGTCGCTCGCCGCCACGTGGCGGGCGCAATGGGTGACGAGCGAACAGCTCGTGCGGCAGTTCCGCGGCTTCAACGCCTACGCCGAGGCCTTCCGCAAGGAGAGTGAGGCCAATGAGAAGTAA
- a CDS encoding alpha/beta fold hydrolase, producing the protein MHDFAPPGWLRGGHRMTIYAWARRRRFPDLPSASTRLFDVEARTRVLAHCHWQDDPRAHPTLVTLHGLEGSSTAHYMLGIADKALRRGFNVVRLNQRNCGGTEHLSEGLYHSGLTADVVAVLKELAEVDGLPSIAVSGYSLGGNLALRLAGTFGDEAPAWLRAVCAVSPTLELGACMDAMERGENHLYEWHFMRSLRQRIRRKARMHPERYDVTGLWRLWSIRAFDDRFTAPHHGFKDAADYYYRAASMRVVDQIRVPALIITAEDDPFIPVEPFRDPKVTGNPHISLRITRYGGHCGYIEDARDGYDGYWAEQQIVEFAATHARI; encoded by the coding sequence ATGCACGACTTCGCTCCACCGGGTTGGCTGCGTGGCGGCCACCGGATGACCATTTACGCCTGGGCCCGGCGCCGCCGTTTTCCGGACCTGCCGTCGGCCTCGACGCGCCTCTTTGATGTGGAGGCCCGAACCCGCGTCCTCGCGCACTGCCACTGGCAGGACGATCCGCGGGCCCATCCCACGCTGGTCACGCTGCACGGCCTCGAGGGGTCGAGCACCGCGCACTACATGCTGGGCATCGCCGACAAGGCGCTTCGTCGCGGCTTCAACGTCGTCCGCCTGAATCAACGCAACTGCGGCGGGACCGAGCACCTGTCCGAGGGGCTGTACCACTCGGGCCTCACTGCTGATGTGGTCGCGGTGCTGAAGGAACTCGCCGAGGTGGATGGCCTTCCCTCCATCGCGGTGTCGGGCTATTCGCTCGGCGGCAACCTGGCGCTGCGGCTTGCGGGCACGTTTGGCGATGAGGCGCCGGCCTGGCTCCGCGCGGTCTGTGCGGTCTCGCCCACGCTGGAACTCGGCGCCTGCATGGACGCGATGGAACGGGGCGAGAACCACCTCTATGAGTGGCACTTCATGCGCAGTCTCCGGCAGCGGATTCGCCGGAAGGCACGCATGCACCCGGAACGCTATGACGTTACCGGACTCTGGCGACTCTGGAGCATCAGAGCATTTGACGATCGCTTTACCGCGCCGCATCACGGGTTCAAGGACGCGGCCGACTACTACTACCGCGCCGCGTCGATGCGGGTGGTGGACCAGATCCGCGTGCCCGCGCTCATCATCACTGCTGAGGACGATCCGTTCATCCCGGTCGAGCCGTTTCGCGATCCGAAGGTCACGGGAAATCCGCACATTTCGCTGCGCATCACGCGCTACGGCGGGCACTGCGGCTATATCGAGGATGCGCGCGACGGGTACGACGGCTACTGGGCCGAACAGCAGATTGTGGAGTTTGCGGCGACCCACGCACGGATCTGA
- a CDS encoding amidohydrolase has product MSRARQVATTVLSLLLGVALVAAPPPQAPKKLTVDPVDARVQAFKQQAIADVDRMKDLTQQMIDQVYSFGELGFQEIETSTYLKGVLRKNGFAIQEGVAGIPTAWTATWGSGKPVIAIGSDIDSLPQTNQKPGVPWHEPLVEGAPGHGEGHNSGVPMNITAALAVKAIMEREKLAGTLIIWPGVAEELVAAKAFYVRDGLFKNVDVVLFSHVSSAMAVSWGSDAGNGLVSVEYQFKGQTAHSAAMPWRGRSALDAVELMDVGWNFRREHLRIQQRSHYVITDGGDQPNVVPGTASVWYYFRETDYPHIKDMWDIGNKMADAAAMMTDTTVTSRVLGAAWPQHFNKVVAETTYANIKQVGMPKWDEADQAFARAVQRELKQTERGLEMEVGKLGEPIREEDKRGGGSDDIGDVSWTVPTITLRYPANIPGATGHHWSSGIAMATPIAHKGCTAGAKVHALTMIDLLLKPALLQQAWEYYNTVQTKDQKYIPLLRPQDKPPTFLNAKIMEQYREKMKKFYFDPAKYKTYLEQLGVAYPTLSKPAGK; this is encoded by the coding sequence ATGTCTAGAGCCAGACAGGTTGCTACCACCGTGCTGTCGCTACTCCTTGGCGTGGCCCTCGTCGCCGCGCCGCCGCCTCAGGCCCCGAAGAAACTCACCGTTGATCCCGTCGACGCGCGCGTGCAGGCGTTCAAGCAGCAGGCCATCGCCGATGTCGACCGCATGAAGGACCTGACGCAGCAGATGATCGATCAGGTGTACAGCTTCGGCGAACTGGGCTTTCAGGAGATCGAAACGTCCACGTACCTGAAGGGCGTGCTGCGCAAGAACGGGTTTGCCATCCAGGAAGGTGTGGCGGGCATTCCCACGGCGTGGACCGCGACATGGGGTTCGGGCAAGCCCGTGATCGCGATCGGGTCGGATATCGACAGCCTGCCGCAGACCAACCAGAAGCCCGGCGTGCCGTGGCACGAGCCGCTGGTCGAGGGCGCACCGGGACATGGTGAGGGGCACAATTCCGGCGTCCCGATGAACATCACGGCGGCGCTCGCCGTGAAGGCGATCATGGAACGCGAGAAACTGGCCGGCACCCTCATCATCTGGCCTGGCGTGGCCGAGGAACTCGTGGCCGCCAAGGCGTTCTACGTGCGCGACGGCCTCTTCAAGAACGTCGACGTCGTCCTGTTCTCGCACGTGTCAAGCGCGATGGCCGTTTCGTGGGGGTCGGACGCGGGCAACGGCCTCGTGTCGGTCGAGTATCAGTTCAAGGGACAGACGGCTCATAGCGCCGCCATGCCGTGGCGTGGTCGCAGCGCGCTTGATGCCGTCGAGTTGATGGATGTCGGCTGGAACTTCCGCCGCGAGCACCTGCGCATCCAGCAGCGATCGCATTACGTGATCACCGACGGCGGCGATCAACCCAACGTCGTGCCGGGCACGGCGTCGGTCTGGTACTACTTCCGCGAGACCGACTACCCGCACATCAAGGACATGTGGGATATCGGCAACAAGATGGCTGACGCGGCCGCGATGATGACTGATACGACCGTGACCTCACGCGTGCTGGGTGCTGCGTGGCCGCAGCACTTCAACAAGGTGGTCGCCGAGACCACCTACGCCAACATCAAGCAGGTCGGCATGCCGAAGTGGGATGAGGCCGATCAGGCCTTCGCGAGGGCGGTGCAGCGCGAGCTGAAACAGACCGAGCGCGGACTCGAGATGGAAGTCGGCAAACTCGGTGAGCCGATCAGGGAAGAGGACAAGCGCGGCGGCGGGTCTGACGATATCGGTGATGTCTCGTGGACGGTGCCCACCATCACGCTGCGGTACCCGGCGAATATCCCCGGCGCCACCGGCCATCACTGGTCGAGCGGCATCGCGATGGCGACCCCGATCGCGCACAAGGGGTGCACGGCCGGCGCGAAGGTCCACGCCCTCACGATGATCGATCTGCTCCTGAAGCCGGCCCTCCTCCAGCAGGCGTGGGAGTACTACAACACCGTCCAGACGAAGGACCAGAAGTACATCCCGCTCCTGCGGCCGCAGGACAAGCCGCCGACGTTCCTCAACGCGAAGATCATGGAGCAGTACCGCGAGAAGATGAAGAAGTTCTACTTCGACCCGGCGAAGTACAAGACGTACCTCGAGCAGTTGGGCGTGGCGTATCCGACGCTCTCGAAGCCGGCGGGGAAGTAG
- a CDS encoding DinB family protein, which yields MAIKDGLLPEFDHEMAVTRKVLERVAEDRFAFQPHEKSMTLGRLASHVADVSSWGQTILKDAEFNMISGASVTRTKSTRADVLEMFDDNTKKIRGLLAGMSDADLMSPWVFKQDGKELFSMPRAVAWRSWVMSHLIHHRGQLSVYLRQTGSKVPSIYGPSADES from the coding sequence ATGGCAATCAAGGACGGGTTGCTCCCCGAGTTCGATCACGAGATGGCTGTCACCCGCAAGGTGCTCGAGCGGGTCGCGGAAGACCGGTTCGCCTTCCAGCCCCACGAGAAGTCGATGACGCTCGGTCGTCTGGCCTCGCACGTCGCCGATGTGTCTTCCTGGGGCCAGACGATCCTGAAGGACGCGGAATTCAACATGATCTCCGGGGCTTCCGTGACTCGGACCAAGTCGACCCGAGCCGATGTGCTGGAAATGTTCGACGACAACACAAAGAAGATCCGCGGACTGCTGGCAGGCATGAGCGACGCGGACCTGATGAGTCCGTGGGTGTTCAAGCAGGACGGCAAGGAACTCTTCTCGATGCCTCGGGCGGTGGCCTGGCGCTCGTGGGTGATGAGCCACCTGATTCATCACCGGGGCCAGCTCAGCGTCTACCTCCGGCAGACCGGATCCAAGGTGCCCAGCATCTACGGACCGAGCGCGGACGAATCGTGA
- a CDS encoding SCO family protein — protein sequence MTRARFALILIPPLVLLTACGGSKPVNSREYPLEGEVLRIKADRTEITIKHGDIKGFMPAMTMPFPIKNPTLLDGLAAGDLVKATLVVTDEESFLSTLQKTGSLPPERRSHGQPMLPDPIKPGAAIPDITLTDQTGQPLALSSYRGQYLLFTFIYTRCPLPDYCPRMSKYFAAIQGALVQRRALKMAVRLLSISFDPDFDSPQTLKAYARNVGADAAIWRFATAPRREIDAFGSALGLSVTREGPTGENITHNLRTVLMDRRGTLVKTYNGSDWSPDEVVRDVEALIK from the coding sequence ATGACACGGGCACGATTCGCGCTCATTCTGATTCCCCCACTCGTCCTCCTGACCGCCTGCGGCGGCAGCAAGCCGGTCAACTCGCGCGAGTACCCACTCGAAGGCGAAGTCCTTCGCATCAAGGCCGACCGCACGGAGATCACGATCAAGCACGGCGACATCAAGGGGTTCATGCCCGCGATGACGATGCCGTTCCCCATCAAGAATCCGACGCTGCTGGACGGGCTCGCTGCAGGCGACCTGGTCAAGGCGACGCTCGTGGTCACTGACGAGGAGTCATTCCTCTCGACGCTGCAGAAAACCGGGAGCCTTCCGCCCGAACGCCGAAGCCATGGCCAGCCCATGCTGCCCGACCCCATCAAGCCTGGCGCCGCCATTCCGGATATCACCCTGACCGATCAAACGGGACAGCCGCTGGCGCTCTCGAGCTACCGGGGCCAGTATCTCCTCTTCACGTTCATCTACACCCGGTGCCCGTTGCCAGACTATTGCCCACGAATGAGCAAGTATTTCGCCGCCATCCAAGGCGCCCTCGTCCAGCGACGCGCGCTCAAAATGGCCGTGCGGCTGCTTTCCATTTCGTTCGATCCGGACTTCGATTCTCCGCAGACGCTGAAGGCCTACGCCAGAAACGTCGGAGCCGATGCCGCGATCTGGCGGTTCGCGACCGCGCCGCGCCGCGAGATCGACGCGTTCGGATCGGCGCTCGGCCTGAGCGTCACGCGCGAAGGCCCAACAGGTGAGAACATCACCCACAATCTGCGGACGGTCCTGATGGACCGCCGCGGCACACTTGTGAAAACATACAATGGTAGTGATTGGTCCCCTGACGAGGTCGTCAGGGATGTAGAGGCACTCATCAAGTAG
- a CDS encoding FAD/NAD(P)-binding protein: MNGLAQSPMLPDLYTVQQVRRETDDTFTLELGLAAGRQPFRFLAGQFNMLYVRGIGEVPISISGDPGSPETLVHTTRAVGAVTRAMRTMKVGDMLGVRGPFGVGWPVEQAVGHDVLVVAGGIGLAPLRPTVYQLLANRDRYGKIVILYGTRTPADILFRKEVEAWRARLDIEVYVTVDRATEGWHGNIGVVTKLIPRAPFDRTRTVAMICGPEIMMRFTALELEKRGVDTDHIYLSMERNMKCGIGLCGHCQCGATFICKDGPVFRYDAIQGLLSQREI; encoded by the coding sequence ATGAACGGATTGGCTCAGAGCCCCATGCTGCCGGACCTCTACACGGTCCAGCAGGTGCGCCGGGAGACCGACGACACCTTTACGCTTGAGCTGGGATTGGCGGCCGGACGGCAGCCGTTCCGATTCTTGGCCGGGCAGTTCAACATGCTCTACGTCCGCGGGATCGGCGAGGTGCCCATCTCGATCAGCGGGGACCCCGGCAGCCCGGAGACGCTCGTGCACACGACGCGCGCGGTCGGCGCGGTGACCCGGGCCATGCGAACGATGAAAGTAGGCGACATGCTGGGGGTGCGCGGGCCCTTTGGCGTCGGCTGGCCGGTGGAGCAGGCGGTGGGCCACGACGTCCTGGTGGTGGCGGGTGGAATTGGCCTGGCGCCGCTGAGGCCGACGGTCTATCAACTGCTCGCCAATCGCGATCGCTACGGCAAGATCGTCATCCTCTACGGCACCCGCACGCCGGCCGACATCCTGTTCCGCAAGGAGGTCGAAGCCTGGCGCGCGCGGCTCGACATCGAGGTGTACGTGACGGTCGACCGCGCGACCGAGGGGTGGCACGGCAACATTGGCGTCGTCACCAAATTGATCCCGAGGGCGCCGTTTGACCGAACGCGGACGGTGGCGATGATCTGCGGCCCGGAGATCATGATGCGCTTCACCGCGCTCGAGCTCGAGAAGCGCGGCGTCGACACCGATCACATCTACCTGTCGATGGAACGCAACATGAAGTGCGGCATCGGACTGTGCGGGCACTGCCAGTGCGGTGCCACCTTTATCTGCAAGGACGGGCCGGTGTTCCGGTACGACGCCATCCAGGGACTGCTGTCCCAGCGGGAGATCTGA